Proteins from one Tsuneonella aeria genomic window:
- the mce gene encoding methylmalonyl-CoA epimerase has product MKLGRLNHIGVATPSIADSVVYYREVMGATRITEPFDMPQQGVKVCFVDTPTDTGLNGTQIELIEPLGEGSAIRGFLEKNPLGGQHHLCYEVPDIEEARAWFEGLGKRVLGPTRIGAHGTPIFFLHPKDMMGQLTEIMETPKSDQHWSN; this is encoded by the coding sequence ATGAAACTCGGCCGTCTCAATCACATCGGCGTCGCGACGCCCTCGATCGCGGATAGCGTGGTCTATTACCGCGAGGTGATGGGTGCGACGCGGATCACCGAACCGTTCGATATGCCCCAGCAGGGGGTGAAGGTCTGCTTCGTCGACACGCCGACGGATACCGGCCTGAACGGCACGCAGATCGAGCTGATCGAGCCGCTGGGCGAGGGCTCGGCCATCCGTGGGTTCCTGGAAAAGAACCCGCTCGGGGGGCAGCATCACCTTTGCTACGAGGTACCCGATATCGAAGAGGCCCGCGCGTGGTTTGAAGGGCTGGGCAAGCGCGTGCTCGGCCCCACCCGCATCGGCGCGCACGGGACGCCGATCTTCTTCCTCCACCCCAAGGACATGATGGGTCAGCTGACCGAGATCATGGAGACGCCCAAGAGCGACCAGCATTGGTCGAACTGA
- a CDS encoding enoyl-CoA hydratase-related protein, translated as MAEYETILTERTGGVLKITLNRPDRLNAASIELADEFTAALYDLGDARSVLITGAGKGFCSGADLAARGESSAITGTGGSHRALQNHYNPLITQIMRCPVPVVTAVNGAAAGVGCSIALAGDFVLAGRSAYFLQAFVNIGLVPDGGSTWLLARAIGRARATRMMMLGEKIGADQAEEWGLIYRAVDDAALMDEAAGLAARLADGPTLSYSTMKANILTALDGTLPQVFLAEAEGQRTAGASADAMEGAMAFLEKRKPRFQGR; from the coding sequence GTGGCCGAATACGAAACGATCCTGACCGAGCGCACGGGCGGCGTGCTCAAGATCACGCTCAACCGGCCGGACCGCCTCAACGCCGCATCGATCGAACTGGCCGACGAATTCACCGCTGCCCTTTACGATCTGGGCGATGCGCGCAGCGTGCTGATCACCGGCGCGGGAAAGGGCTTCTGCTCGGGCGCCGATCTGGCGGCGCGGGGCGAGTCGAGCGCAATCACCGGCACGGGCGGCAGCCACCGTGCGCTGCAGAACCACTACAACCCGCTCATCACCCAGATCATGCGCTGCCCTGTTCCGGTGGTGACCGCGGTGAACGGCGCGGCGGCCGGCGTAGGCTGCTCGATCGCGCTTGCCGGAGACTTTGTGCTCGCCGGGCGTAGCGCCTATTTTCTCCAGGCGTTCGTCAACATCGGGCTTGTCCCCGACGGCGGCTCGACCTGGCTGCTGGCCCGCGCGATCGGCCGCGCGCGCGCCACCCGCATGATGATGCTGGGCGAGAAGATAGGCGCGGACCAGGCCGAGGAATGGGGCCTGATCTACAGGGCCGTAGACGATGCCGCGCTGATGGACGAGGCCGCGGGGCTGGCCGCGCGCCTGGCCGATGGCCCGACCCTGTCCTACTCCACGATGAAGGCGAACATCCTGACCGCGCTCGACGGCACGCTGCCGCAGGTTTTCCTGGCAGAGGCGGAAGGCCAGCGCACCGCCGGCGCCAGCGCCGATGCCATGGAAGGCGCCATGGCCTTCCTGGAAAAGCGCAAGCCCCGCTTCCAGGGGCGCTAA
- a CDS encoding O-acetylhomoserine aminocarboxypropyltransferase, with translation MSQRRETLTIHAGTQPDPTTKARITPIYQTSSYVFDDVEHAAALFNLEQFGNIYTRLMNPTTGALEGKVAALEGGAAALAVSSGHAAQFLAFHTLMEPGCEIVAANKLYGGSLNQIGHSFRKMDWQSRFVDADDPANVAAAITDRTRAVFIESLANPGGVVQNIAAIADVAHKAGVPLIVDNTMATPMLCRPIEHGADIVIHSATKFLNGHGNSLAGVIVDSGTFDWAAGGKYPYLSQPNASYHGKVFTEAFGNVAFILACRALGLRDLGMALSPQNAFYTLTGMETLALRMERHCANALALAKWLQKHPKVTWVSYAGLPDSPYHALAGKYLDGKGGAVFTFGLSGGYEAGVRLVQSVELFSHLANLGDTRSLIIHPSSTTHRQLDEAAQVEAGAGPDVVRVAVGIEHIDDIIADIEQALEKV, from the coding sequence ATGAGCCAACGCCGCGAAACCCTGACCATTCACGCCGGGACCCAGCCCGATCCGACCACGAAGGCGCGGATCACCCCGATCTACCAGACGTCGTCCTATGTCTTCGACGATGTCGAGCACGCCGCGGCGCTGTTCAACCTCGAACAGTTCGGCAACATCTACACTCGCCTGATGAACCCCACGACCGGCGCGCTGGAAGGCAAGGTGGCCGCGCTGGAGGGTGGCGCGGCGGCGCTGGCGGTGTCGTCGGGCCACGCGGCGCAGTTCCTGGCGTTCCACACGCTGATGGAACCGGGGTGCGAGATAGTCGCCGCGAACAAGCTCTACGGCGGGTCGCTCAACCAGATCGGCCATTCGTTCCGCAAGATGGACTGGCAGTCGCGCTTCGTCGATGCCGACGACCCGGCAAATGTCGCCGCGGCGATCACCGACCGGACCCGGGCCGTGTTCATCGAAAGCCTCGCCAACCCTGGCGGCGTGGTCCAGAATATCGCGGCGATCGCGGACGTGGCGCACAAGGCGGGCGTGCCGCTGATCGTCGATAACACGATGGCGACGCCGATGCTGTGCCGCCCGATCGAGCACGGCGCGGACATCGTCATTCACTCGGCGACCAAGTTCCTCAACGGCCACGGCAATTCGCTCGCCGGCGTGATCGTCGATTCCGGAACGTTCGACTGGGCTGCCGGCGGCAAGTACCCGTACCTGTCGCAGCCGAATGCGAGCTACCACGGCAAGGTCTTCACCGAGGCGTTCGGCAACGTCGCCTTCATCCTCGCCTGCCGCGCGCTGGGCCTGCGCGATCTCGGCATGGCGCTATCGCCGCAGAACGCGTTCTACACGCTGACCGGCATGGAGACGCTGGCGCTGCGGATGGAGCGGCACTGCGCGAACGCGCTGGCGCTCGCCAAGTGGCTGCAGAAACATCCGAAGGTCACGTGGGTCAGCTACGCCGGCCTGCCCGACAGCCCGTATCACGCGCTGGCCGGCAAGTACCTCGACGGCAAGGGCGGGGCGGTGTTCACCTTCGGCCTGTCGGGCGGATACGAGGCCGGCGTCCGGCTGGTCCAGTCTGTCGAGCTGTTCAGCCATCTCGCCAACCTCGGCGACACGCGCTCGCTGATCATTCACCCCAGCTCCACGACGCACCGCCAGCTTGACGAAGCCGCCCAGGTGGAAGCCGGCGCCGGCCCCGACGTGGTCCGCGTGGCCGTGGGCATCGAACATATCGACGATATCATCGCCGATATCGAACAGGCGTTGGAAAAGGTGTGA
- the bioB gene encoding biotin synthase BioB — protein sequence MTVRTDWTREEIAALFDLPFTELLFQAASVHRENHPPAEVQLCTLLSIKTGGCPEDCGYCSQSVKADSGVPASKLMDVQAVLQSAAQAKDHGSQRFCMGAAWRNPKDRDMPAIVEIVKGVRAMGLETCMTLGMLTPGQAGMLAEAGLDYYNHNIDSSPEYYERVITTRTMGERLDTLANVRAAGINVCSGGIVGMGETRADRVGFIHTLATLPQHPESVPVNALVPVKGTVLGDMLADTPLAKIDDIEFVRTVAAARITMPMSMVRLSAGRESMSEATQALCFLAGANSIFTGDKLLTAPNAGDDSDAALFAKLGLTALQGEEPLHAAACRQPEPAE from the coding sequence TTGACCGTTCGCACCGACTGGACGCGCGAGGAAATCGCCGCGCTGTTCGACCTGCCGTTCACCGAACTGCTGTTCCAGGCGGCGAGCGTGCACCGCGAGAACCACCCGCCTGCGGAGGTTCAGCTTTGCACGCTGCTCTCCATCAAGACGGGCGGCTGCCCGGAGGATTGCGGCTATTGCTCGCAGTCGGTGAAGGCCGATAGCGGCGTTCCGGCCAGCAAGCTGATGGACGTGCAGGCGGTGCTCCAGTCCGCCGCGCAGGCGAAGGACCACGGCAGCCAGCGGTTCTGCATGGGCGCCGCGTGGCGCAATCCCAAGGACCGCGACATGCCCGCGATCGTCGAGATCGTGAAAGGCGTGCGGGCGATGGGGCTGGAAACCTGCATGACGCTGGGCATGCTGACGCCGGGGCAGGCCGGGATGCTCGCGGAAGCGGGGCTCGACTACTACAACCACAACATCGACAGCAGCCCGGAATACTATGAGCGGGTCATCACCACCCGCACGATGGGCGAGCGGCTCGACACGCTGGCAAACGTCCGCGCGGCGGGCATCAACGTGTGCAGCGGCGGGATCGTCGGCATGGGCGAGACGCGCGCCGACCGGGTTGGCTTCATCCACACGCTCGCCACCCTGCCGCAGCATCCGGAAAGCGTGCCGGTCAACGCGCTGGTGCCGGTCAAGGGCACGGTGCTGGGCGACATGCTGGCCGACACCCCGCTCGCCAAGATCGACGATATCGAGTTCGTCCGCACGGTGGCGGCGGCGCGGATCACGATGCCGATGAGCATGGTGCGCCTCTCCGCCGGCCGCGAGTCGATGAGCGAGGCGACCCAGGCGCTGTGCTTCCTCGCCGGCGCGAATTCGATCTTCACCGGCGACAAGCTGCTCACCGCGCCGAATGCCGGCGACGACAGCGACGCCGCGTTGTTCGCCAAGCTGGGCCTCACCGCGCTGCAAGGCGAGGAGCCGTTGCACGCCGCCGCTTGCCGCCAGCCCGAGCCCGCGGAATGA
- a CDS encoding DMT family transporter, whose product MNSSQAAFLPIAAMMFAAGLGIPIFASLNAGLGQQLGGPVAATAVTFGVGLAIALAVLALTGVPDRAAFTFERPWLWIGAVFMLFYATSVAYAAPRIGLGNAIFFVLLGQIVAAAAIDHFGWLGAIQSALTPRRLVGIAVMALGLYLARRPA is encoded by the coding sequence ATGAATTCCTCCCAGGCCGCCTTCCTGCCCATCGCCGCGATGATGTTCGCCGCGGGGCTGGGCATTCCCATCTTCGCCTCGCTCAACGCGGGGCTCGGCCAGCAGCTGGGCGGGCCGGTGGCGGCCACGGCGGTCACATTCGGGGTGGGGTTGGCCATCGCGCTGGCGGTGCTGGCGTTGACCGGCGTGCCGGACCGCGCGGCCTTCACCTTCGAGCGGCCATGGCTGTGGATCGGCGCGGTCTTCATGCTGTTCTATGCCACATCGGTCGCCTACGCCGCGCCCCGCATCGGGCTGGGCAACGCGATCTTCTTCGTGCTGCTGGGCCAGATCGTGGCAGCCGCCGCCATAGACCACTTCGGCTGGCTTGGCGCGATCCAGAGCGCGCTTACGCCAAGGCGCCTGGTGGGCATCGCGGTGATGGCCCTTGGCCTCTACCTCGCAAGGAGACCCGCTTGA
- the scpA gene encoding methylmalonyl-CoA mutase, which yields MTGKSRTDWQALADKEVKGRDLAWHTPEGFAIQPLYTAEDASGDEGLPGFAPFTRGVKASMYAGRPWTIRQYAGFSTAEESNAFYRRNLAMGQKGLSVAFDLATHRGYDSDHPRVVGDVGKAGVAIDTVRDMEILFEGIPLDQMSVSMTMNGAVIPVLAFFIVAAERQGVSQDKLDGTIQNDILKEFMVRNTYIYPPEPSMRIVSDIIAYTSANMPKFNSISISGYHMHEAGATAVQELAFTIADGKEYVRRAVASGLDIDAFAGRLSFFFGIGMNFFMEIAKLRAARTLWWRTMDGLGAKSERSKMLRTHCQTSGVSLQEQDPYNNVIRTTVEAMAAVLGGTQSLHTNALDEAIALPTDFSARIARNTQLVLQEESGITQVVDPLGGSYYIEALTAKLVEEAEKLIAEADAAGGMTAYVATGRPKAAIEEAAAAKQAGIDKGDTVIVGVNKYRKAQEDHLETLEVDNHVVREGQIARLKAVRTGRDEAACQAALEALTAGCSAGGNLLALAVEAARHDATLGEISAAMEQAFGRYGTSPAPVTGIYSAAYEGDSRYAQVVEGVQAVARRLGRAPRVMVAKMGQDGHDRGANVIASAFADMGFDVTSGPLFQTPAETRDMALERDVDAIGASSLAAGHKTLIPELIQLLREAGRADIKVVAGGVIPPQDYDFLREAGVQGIYGPGSNVVECAADMLRLLGHNMPPLGETLEAAE from the coding sequence ATGACGGGTAAGAGCAGGACGGACTGGCAGGCCCTCGCCGACAAGGAAGTGAAGGGGCGCGATCTCGCCTGGCACACGCCCGAAGGTTTCGCGATCCAGCCGCTCTACACCGCCGAGGATGCGTCCGGCGACGAGGGCCTGCCCGGCTTCGCGCCGTTCACGCGCGGCGTGAAGGCGAGCATGTACGCCGGTCGCCCGTGGACGATCCGCCAGTATGCCGGCTTTTCGACCGCCGAGGAATCGAACGCGTTCTACCGCCGCAACCTGGCGATGGGGCAGAAGGGTCTATCGGTCGCGTTCGATCTTGCCACCCACCGCGGCTACGACAGCGACCATCCTCGCGTGGTCGGCGATGTCGGCAAGGCGGGCGTGGCGATCGACACCGTGCGCGACATGGAGATCCTGTTCGAGGGCATCCCGCTCGACCAGATGAGCGTTTCCATGACGATGAACGGCGCGGTGATCCCGGTGCTGGCGTTCTTCATCGTCGCGGCGGAGCGGCAGGGGGTGAGCCAGGACAAGCTCGACGGGACCATCCAGAACGACATCCTGAAGGAGTTCATGGTCCGCAATACCTATATCTATCCGCCCGAACCGAGCATGCGGATCGTTTCGGACATCATCGCATATACGTCCGCCAACATGCCGAAATTCAACAGCATTTCGATTTCCGGCTATCACATGCACGAAGCCGGGGCGACGGCGGTGCAGGAACTGGCGTTCACCATCGCTGACGGCAAGGAATATGTCCGACGCGCCGTCGCCAGCGGGCTGGATATCGATGCCTTCGCCGGACGATTGAGCTTCTTCTTCGGCATCGGCATGAACTTCTTCATGGAGATCGCCAAGCTGCGCGCCGCCCGCACGCTGTGGTGGCGCACGATGGACGGGCTCGGCGCGAAGAGCGAACGCAGCAAGATGCTGCGCACCCATTGCCAGACCAGCGGCGTCTCGCTGCAGGAGCAGGATCCCTACAACAACGTCATCCGCACCACGGTGGAGGCAATGGCGGCGGTGCTCGGCGGTACGCAGTCGCTGCACACCAACGCGCTCGACGAAGCAATCGCGCTGCCGACTGATTTCTCCGCCCGCATCGCCCGCAACACGCAGCTCGTGCTGCAGGAAGAAAGCGGGATCACCCAGGTGGTCGATCCGCTGGGTGGTTCATATTACATCGAAGCATTGACCGCCAAGTTGGTGGAAGAAGCCGAAAAATTGATCGCTGAAGCCGATGCGGCGGGCGGCATGACCGCCTATGTCGCGACCGGCCGCCCCAAGGCCGCGATCGAGGAAGCGGCTGCCGCCAAGCAGGCGGGCATCGACAAGGGCGATACCGTGATCGTCGGCGTTAACAAGTATCGCAAGGCGCAGGAGGATCATCTCGAAACGCTCGAGGTGGACAATCACGTGGTGCGCGAAGGCCAGATCGCGCGGCTGAAGGCCGTGCGGACCGGGCGGGACGAAGCGGCGTGCCAGGCCGCGCTCGAGGCGCTGACCGCGGGATGCTCGGCTGGCGGCAATCTCCTGGCGCTGGCAGTTGAAGCGGCGCGCCACGATGCGACGCTGGGTGAAATCTCTGCCGCGATGGAACAGGCGTTCGGTCGCTACGGCACCAGCCCGGCGCCTGTTACGGGTATCTACTCCGCCGCCTACGAAGGCGACAGTCGCTACGCGCAGGTCGTGGAAGGGGTGCAGGCCGTAGCTCGGCGGTTGGGACGCGCGCCCAGGGTCATGGTCGCAAAGATGGGGCAGGACGGGCACGACCGCGGCGCCAACGTGATCGCATCGGCGTTCGCCGACATGGGCTTCGACGTGACCAGCGGGCCGCTGTTCCAGACCCCTGCGGAGACGCGCGACATGGCGCTGGAGCGCGATGTCGATGCGATCGGGGCATCCAGCCTTGCCGCCGGGCACAAGACGCTGATCCCCGAACTGATCCAGCTCCTGCGCGAGGCAGGGCGGGCAGACATCAAGGTCGTCGCGGGCGGGGTGATCCCGCCGCAGGATTATGACTTCCTGCGCGAAGCCGGGGTGCAGGGCATCTACGGCCCCGGATCGAACGTGGTCGAATGCGCGGCCGATATGCTGCGCCTGCTCGGCCACAACATGCCGCCGCTGGGCGAGACGCTGGAGGCGGCCGAATGA